From Mercenaria mercenaria strain notata unplaced genomic scaffold, MADL_Memer_1 contig_4396, whole genome shotgun sequence, one genomic window encodes:
- the LOC128553857 gene encoding uncharacterized protein LOC128553857: protein MMACSTVQPLLKKDKLNEYWGGLTEMIKLNKEEDIMYFCHCTRIRARDGITSKGVIYGSSTDFPSSAPLASNEEMTGTWFSLSSAELPSKSPYGTQRIKFPSHDFMSYLTEKGQNTNSNDPINSTGESAMLEDGKVAKEPMLFFECAHHYGKRQYARLLLVRASDPMVAWCKSMCKEINLSDNPFLKYSNERVRSRAHGSWIDVTVDVFVAGDIHLDQMKHRPRWDKVGTLTRAGVDPVLGLC, encoded by the exons ATGATGGCTTGCAGTACGGTTCAACCTCTTCTCAAAAAAGACAAGCTAAACGAATATTGGGGAGGTCTGACTGAAATGATAAAGTTAAACAAGGAAGAGGATATTATGTATTTCTGTCACTGTACTCGTATTAGAGCGAGAGATGGAATTACCAGCAAAGGTGTTATATATGGCTCCAGCACGGATTTTCCATCATCTGCGCCATTAGCGAGTAACGAAGAAATGACAGGAACGTGGTTTAGTCTATCCAGTGCTGAACTACCGAGTAAATCACCTTATGGCACACAGAGAATAAAGTTTCCTTCTCATGATTTTATGTCCTATCTTACGGAAAAAGGACAAAACACAAATTCGAATGATCCAATTAATAGCACTGGTGAATCAGCGATGCTAGAG gatGGTAAAGTCGCAAAGGAACCCATGTTGTTTTTCGAATGTGCACATCACTATGGAAAGAGGCAATACGCTCGATTACTTCTTGTTCGTGCGTCTGATCCAATGGTCGCGTGGTGTAAAAGCATGTGCAAAGAAATTAATTTGAGTGACAATCCATTTCTTAAATACAGTAATGAAAGAGTCAGGTCTCGTGCACACGGAAGCTGGATAGACGTTACTGTTGATGTTTTCGTTGCTGGAGATATACACTTGGACCAAATGAAACATAGACCTC